From a single Osmerus eperlanus chromosome 8, fOsmEpe2.1, whole genome shotgun sequence genomic region:
- the nkx2.2b gene encoding NK2 homeobox 2b has translation MSLGNTKTGFSVKDILDLSDTNGGSGTEETEDENEDETSEIMAQKNLSENNGNVRYKSVLCDNGGKPYSRWLESSNSIHYSMIHGVSIDSRNESKSPELSTDESQDIDRDPAGDNSETGKKRKRRVLFSKAQTYELERRFRQQRYLSAPEREHLANALRLTPTQVKIWFQNHRYKMKRARAEKGMDMVQFVSPRRVAIPVLVRDGKPCDTVKTQELDGAFRAGIGLPFSAYSAYSLPHVQMRSHYSPDAMSQLSGVHHLAQMYQWTW, from the exons ATGTCTTTGGGCAACACAAAGACTGGGTTCTCCGTGAAGGATATTTTGGACCTTTCTGACACGAATGGGGGATCTGGaactgaggagactgaagatgAAAATGAAGATGAAACTAGTGAAATCATGGCGCAAAAGAATCTGTCTGAAAACAATGGAAATGTGAGATATAAAAGCGTGTTGTGTGATAATGGTGGTAAACCCTACTCACGGTGGCTTGAGTCCTCAAACAGCATCCACTATTCAA TGATCCACGGTGTGTCAATTGATTCTCGAAACGAATCAAAATCTCCAGAGTTGTCCACTGACGAATCCCAAGATATTGACAGGGACCCCGCAGGTGACAACAGTGAAAcgggaaagaagagaaaaaggagagtgCTCTTTTCTAAGGCCCAAACATATGAACTTGAGCGAAGATTCCGTCAACAGAGATATCTCTCGGCACCGGAAAGGGAACATCTTGCTAACGCCCTACGACTGACACCAACCCAAGTGAAAATCTGGTTCCAGAACCATAGATATAAAATGAAGAGAGCTCGCGCAGAGAAGGGCATGGATATGGTTCAATTTGTTTCTCCAAGGCGGGTGGCCATTCCAGTTTTGGTGAGGGATGGCAAGCCGTGTGACACTGTAAAAACTCAAGAACTTGACGGTGCTTTTAGGGCTGGCATAGGCCTACCGTTCTCGGCCTACAGTGCATATTCCCTCCCTCACGTGCAGATGCGTTCACATTACAGTCCTGATGCCATGTCTCAACTTTCCGGTGTGCATCATTTGGCGCAAATGTACCAATGGACTTGGTGA
- the nkx2.4b gene encoding NK2 homeobox 4b yields MSLSPKHSTPFSVTDILSPIEETYRKFGGMDNTGNLASPLGAYRQTQVSHSGMQQHSLGHNTAVAATYHMPHSVSQFSSAMGGYCNGGIGNMGDLPSYQDTVRNGAAATAWYSANTEPRYPTISRFMGASTGMNMAGMGALAGMDATKSMVTLHSAPRRKRRVLFSQAQVYELERRFKQQKYLSAPEREHLASMIHLTPTQVKIWFQNHRYKMKRQAKDKTTQQLQQENGNACPQQQSPRRVAVPVLVKDGKPCQNGSSTPTPSHQQVQQQNSSGEPMGASGSAVNLHQNQQVNPLSSAEELEEMSPSPPILHSQINMGQTDAALIEYTNNMINSNLLYGRTW; encoded by the exons ATGTCCTTGAGCCCAAAGCACTCAACTCCTTTCTCAGTGACAGATATTTTGAGCCCTATCGAAGAGACGTACAGAAAGTTTGGCGGCATGGACAACACAGGGAACCTCGCGTCTCCGCTTGGCGCATACCGACAAACTCAGGTGTCTCATTCGGGAATGCAACAGCACTCTTTGGGCCACAACACCGCAGTGGCGGCTACCTATCACATGCCACACAGTGTGTCTCAGTTTTCCAGTGCCATGGGAGGATACTGCAACGGGGGTATCGGCAATATGGGAGACCTACCGTCGTACCAAGACACTGTGAGAAATGGTGCAGCAGCAACGGCTTGGTATAGCGCCAATACCGAACCCCGATACCCAACAA TTTCTAGATTCATGGGGGCTTCTACTGGGATGAATATGGCCGGCATGGGAGCGTTGGCAGGTATGGACGCCACTAAGTCTATGGTGACCTTACACTCTGCGCCCAGGAGAAAACGACGGGTGCTCTTCTCCCAGGCCCAAGTGTACGAGCTTGAGAGGCGGTTCAAGCAGCAGAAATACCTCTCAGCGCCCGAGAGGGAACATCTGGCGAGCATGATACACCTCACGCCGACCCAAGTCAAGATCTGGTTCCAGAACCACAGGTACAAAATGAAACGACAGGCGAAGGACAAAACTACACAGCAACTGCAACAAGAGAACGGTAACGCGTGCCCACAGCAACAGTCGCCAAGGCGGGTAGCCGTGCCAGTTCTCGTTAAGGATGGGAAGCCCTGTCAGAACGGATCCAGTACACCAACACCTAGTCATCAGCAAGTTCAACAGCAAAATAGCTCAGGTGAGCCGATGGGAGCATCTGGAAGTGCGGTCAATCTTCATCAAAATCAGCAGGTGAACCCGTTATCTTCGGCCGAAGAACTCGAGGAAATGTCTCCAAGTCCGCCAATTCTACACAGCCAGATAAACATGGGCCAGACAGACGCGGCCCTCATCGAATACACCAATAACATGATTAATTCAAACCTGCTTTACGGCAGAACTTGGTAG